CTTCCATAACTTCAACTGCTTTTGGTTTGACTTCAGGATATTCTTCTGTCCCTGCAGAATATACATCCAATATATCTGAGCCTAAATGTTTTGCAAGACCTTCAGCCATTTGACTTCTACATGAATTGTGGACACAGACAAATGCAACTTTAACTTTCTCCATTATAATCCCTCTCTTTCATAACATACACAAAACAAAAATAGCTGAACTTATAAAAATTATAATAACTCTCATAAGTTCAGTTATTTGTCACAAATTCTTTACTATAATTTTTTTAGTATCTTTACTACATCTTTTACCTTTATAGTTCGTCCTTTTGAAACCACCTTGCCATCTACTACTATAGCCGGTGTACTCATAACTCCATAGGACATGATATCTTTAAGCCCTTCTACCTTTTCTACATCTGCCTCTAATCCCAATTCATC
This region of Tissierellales bacterium genomic DNA includes:
- a CDS encoding thioredoxin family protein → MEIKILGSGCAKCDEQLEYVQKALDELGLEADVEKVEGLKDIMSYGVMSTPAIVVDGKVVSKGRTIKVKDVVKILKKL